One genomic region from Aneurinibacillus sp. REN35 encodes:
- a CDS encoding TRAP transporter small permease, with translation MQSFINGIDKINVFLRYFAASLLALMSVLIVYQVVVRFLGSYLDLELPRWTEELARYCMIWLVLIGASLAVRYSSLIGMEAIAERLSENGQRFLKILTILISMVLFVIMIVFGFEMLRHVSTQLSPGMKLPMGIPYAAVPVGGVFMLLNSIAVLLETIRGKSNQEAFTGSE, from the coding sequence TTGCAGTCTTTTATTAATGGAATTGATAAAATCAATGTATTTCTGCGTTATTTTGCTGCAAGCCTGCTTGCGCTTATGTCTGTATTGATTGTTTACCAAGTGGTTGTCCGCTTTTTAGGGAGCTATCTAGATCTGGAATTACCCCGCTGGACCGAAGAGTTGGCACGGTACTGCATGATCTGGCTTGTTTTGATAGGGGCATCGCTTGCAGTACGATACAGTTCACTGATCGGTATGGAGGCGATTGCCGAAAGACTAAGTGAAAACGGGCAACGTTTTTTGAAAATTTTAACGATTTTGATTTCCATGGTTTTATTTGTCATTATGATTGTGTTTGGATTTGAGATGCTGCGTCATGTGTCAACCCAGCTTTCTCCCGGCATGAAGCTTCCTATGGGTATTCCGTATGCGGCAGTTCCAGTTGGCGGGGTATTTATGCTGCTGAATTCCATTGCCGTGCTGCTGGAGACGATAAGAGGCAAATCAAATCAGGAAGCCTTTACGGGGAGTGAATAA
- the larB gene encoding nickel pincer cofactor biosynthesis protein LarB — translation MKDQLTEWLTQVQQGALSVEEARDRLKTYDALGYATLDTHREKRNGFPEVIFGEGKAPEHLLGIFARLMEHHSKVLATRVDEEKAGVLLRNLQERYPDDTFHYHPLARTFHWVHSEYVEEWKEGYIAVVSAGTSDFPVAEEAAITARLMGNHVKTIHDVGVAGLHRLLDRLHEIQEANAIVVVAGMEGALASVMGGLVSKPVIAVPTSVGYGASLNGIAALLSMLSSCASGVAVVNIDNGFGAGYYAATITHTIAVTQK, via the coding sequence ATGAAGGATCAGCTCACCGAATGGCTGACTCAGGTGCAGCAGGGAGCCTTATCAGTAGAAGAAGCGCGGGATAGGCTCAAAACGTACGATGCGCTAGGATATGCTACACTCGATACTCATCGTGAAAAGCGAAACGGATTTCCGGAAGTGATTTTTGGGGAAGGCAAGGCGCCGGAGCATCTGCTGGGGATTTTTGCGCGGCTGATGGAGCACCATTCAAAAGTGCTCGCGACAAGAGTGGATGAAGAAAAGGCCGGTGTCCTGCTTCGTAATCTGCAGGAGCGCTATCCTGATGATACCTTCCATTATCATCCGTTAGCACGTACCTTTCATTGGGTTCACTCGGAGTATGTAGAGGAATGGAAAGAAGGTTATATTGCTGTGGTGTCCGCGGGAACATCCGACTTTCCCGTGGCAGAGGAAGCGGCGATTACCGCGCGGCTGATGGGCAATCATGTGAAGACGATTCATGATGTAGGTGTAGCTGGCCTGCACCGCCTGCTCGATCGGCTGCATGAGATTCAGGAAGCCAACGCAATTGTTGTAGTAGCTGGAATGGAGGGAGCGCTTGCTAGTGTTATGGGAGGACTCGTATCCAAACCGGTCATTGCTGTTCCTACCAGTGTGGGCTACGGAGCGAGCCTGAACGGAATCGCTGCGCTGTTATCCATGCTAAGCTCCTGTGCAAGCGGTGTCGCTGTCGTAAATATTGATAATGGATTTGGTGCTGGTTATTATGCTGCTACTATTACTCACACGATAGCAGTTACACAGAAATAA
- a CDS encoding TRAP transporter substrate-binding protein has translation MKKWLSILAVSSMTLLAACGGGGAPADSKNAGAQGGGSAVTLKVGHTLADTSHYQKGMEKFKELVNTKTNGQVTLEIFPNGSLGGERDMIEGLNVGSIDMVLTSTGPMSGFAPEVTVVDLPFLFRDADHAHKVLDGEIGNDLRKKVEEKTGVKTLAWWENGFRSVTTKDKAVQKPEDLKGLKIRTMENDIHMDSFKAMGAQPTPMAFTELFTALQQGVIDAQENPIPVIMTSRFYEVQKHMTITRHFYNPSLMLVAKGKFDALTPEQQKAVEEAAVEAGKYERQVVQDMEKEYMQELKTKGMEINENPDLKPFQDAVKPVYEKYEPKFGKELVDKIRNTQ, from the coding sequence ATGAAAAAGTGGTTAAGCATTCTTGCAGTCTCATCAATGACGCTTTTGGCGGCTTGCGGAGGAGGCGGAGCTCCGGCAGATTCAAAGAACGCCGGTGCTCAAGGAGGCGGAAGTGCCGTTACATTGAAAGTCGGTCATACGCTTGCTGATACCTCCCACTATCAAAAAGGGATGGAGAAATTCAAAGAGTTAGTAAATACAAAAACAAACGGTCAGGTTACCTTAGAAATCTTCCCGAATGGGTCGCTTGGCGGAGAGCGCGACATGATTGAAGGATTGAATGTAGGCAGCATTGACATGGTTCTGACATCGACCGGGCCGATGAGTGGATTTGCTCCGGAAGTAACGGTTGTTGACCTGCCATTCCTGTTCCGTGATGCAGACCATGCCCATAAAGTATTAGATGGTGAAATTGGTAACGACCTGCGTAAAAAAGTAGAAGAGAAGACAGGCGTAAAAACGCTGGCATGGTGGGAGAATGGATTCCGCAGCGTAACGACTAAAGACAAGGCAGTACAAAAGCCAGAAGACTTAAAGGGCCTTAAGATTCGGACAATGGAAAATGATATTCATATGGATTCTTTCAAGGCAATGGGCGCACAGCCAACACCAATGGCATTTACTGAGCTATTTACCGCACTGCAGCAAGGAGTTATCGATGCACAGGAGAATCCGATTCCAGTTATTATGACATCCCGTTTTTATGAAGTGCAGAAGCATATGACTATTACCCGTCACTTCTACAACCCATCGCTCATGCTGGTTGCAAAAGGCAAGTTTGATGCGCTGACTCCTGAGCAGCAAAAAGCCGTTGAAGAGGCAGCCGTTGAAGCCGGTAAGTATGAACGCCAGGTTGTGCAGGATATGGAGAAGGAATACATGCAGGAGCTAAAAACCAAAGGAATGGAAATCAATGAAAATCCAGATTTAAAACCTTTCCAAGATGCTGTGAAACCTGTTTACGAAAAATATGAACCGAAATTTGGCAAAGAGCTCGTCGACAAAATTCGCAATACACAATAA
- the larE gene encoding ATP-dependent sacrificial sulfur transferase LarE, whose translation MTSTLLQEKNQRLLSILKEMEQVLVAFSGGVDSTFLLAKAKEALGDRVLAVTAASETFPTREFELAVSLAKQIGVTHIQTSVSELTNANFVKNESDRCFHCKDGLYTHVQELVEQYGASHTIVDGSNMDDLGEHRPGMQAARERGVRSPLQEAGLYKEEIRLLSKEMGLPTWNKPSFACLSSRIPYGTKITQEKIDQLDLAEMFLLNLGLYQVRVRHHDKIARIEVMPEDMPKVLAHHEKIDRALKSYGFSYVTLDLQGYRSGSMNEVLKEALRK comes from the coding sequence ATGACAAGTACGTTGCTGCAGGAGAAAAATCAACGATTGCTATCCATTTTAAAGGAAATGGAGCAGGTGCTCGTCGCATTTTCCGGCGGAGTAGACAGCACATTTTTGCTGGCAAAAGCAAAGGAGGCGCTTGGTGATCGAGTGTTGGCTGTAACCGCAGCCTCCGAGACCTTTCCTACCCGGGAATTCGAGCTGGCGGTTAGTCTGGCAAAGCAGATCGGTGTTACTCATATCCAAACGAGTGTCAGTGAATTAACGAATGCGAATTTCGTTAAAAACGAATCGGATCGCTGCTTTCATTGTAAAGATGGATTATACACGCATGTACAGGAACTGGTTGAACAGTACGGTGCCTCACATACGATTGTAGACGGCTCCAACATGGATGATTTAGGCGAGCATCGTCCGGGGATGCAGGCTGCCCGGGAACGCGGGGTACGAAGCCCGCTGCAGGAGGCCGGCCTTTATAAGGAAGAGATTCGACTTTTATCAAAGGAAATGGGGCTGCCTACATGGAACAAGCCGTCTTTTGCCTGCCTGTCTTCACGCATACCGTATGGAACAAAAATTACGCAGGAGAAAATCGATCAGCTTGATCTGGCGGAAATGTTCCTTTTAAACCTCGGACTCTATCAGGTGCGGGTACGCCACCATGATAAAATCGCAAGAATCGAAGTGATGCCCGAGGATATGCCAAAGGTGCTTGCACATCACGAAAAAATCGACCGTGCGTTAAAATCGTACGGTTTCTCCTACGTTACGCTTGATTTACAGGGGTATCGTTCCGGCAGCATGAATGAAGTGTTGAAGGAGGCGCTGCGCAAATGA
- the larA gene encoding nickel-dependent lactate racemase, which produces MKTTLLYGKEGLSIEAPEQSVILEPKNLPGLADEEGAVRKALRNPIGLPPLREMVKGSDKVAIVISDITRPTPNHKLVPWILQELSHVPKENFVIINGTGTHRDQTREEFVQMLGNEVVDSIRVINHHCHNKEELVKVGESRFGCDVYLNKEYVEADFTIVTGFIEPHFFAGFSGGPKGIMPGIAGIETIMTFHNARMIGDPLSTWGNMTDNPVQDMTREVNRMCKPDFMLNVTLNREKDITAVFAGELFEAHDRGCAFAKEHAMLRCDERFDVVITSNSGYPLDQNLYQAVKGMSAAHKIVKKGGTIICAAECRDGLPNHGNYAEILQMRKTPQEILTMINDPKFKIFDQWQVQKQAVIQVWADVYVYSSLSDEDVEKAMFHPTHDIENTLALLKEKYGESMTVAILPLGPLTIPYVEEQGEVLQQA; this is translated from the coding sequence ATGAAAACGACATTGCTCTATGGAAAAGAAGGCTTATCGATCGAAGCGCCTGAGCAGTCGGTTATTTTAGAGCCGAAGAATCTGCCTGGTCTTGCGGATGAAGAAGGGGCGGTGCGTAAGGCGCTGCGCAACCCGATCGGATTACCCCCGCTGCGTGAGATGGTAAAAGGCAGTGATAAGGTAGCTATTGTTATTAGCGATATTACACGACCAACACCAAATCACAAGCTAGTACCTTGGATTTTACAAGAATTATCTCATGTTCCAAAAGAAAACTTTGTAATCATTAACGGTACAGGGACCCACCGTGATCAAACCCGGGAAGAGTTCGTGCAGATGCTTGGCAATGAAGTAGTAGACAGCATTCGTGTGATTAACCACCACTGCCATAATAAAGAGGAACTGGTCAAAGTCGGGGAAAGCCGATTCGGCTGCGATGTGTATCTAAATAAAGAGTATGTTGAGGCTGATTTTACAATTGTAACCGGCTTTATTGAACCCCATTTCTTTGCGGGCTTCTCCGGCGGACCCAAAGGGATTATGCCGGGAATTGCCGGCATTGAAACGATTATGACCTTCCATAATGCTCGGATGATCGGCGATCCGCTATCAACTTGGGGCAATATGACGGATAATCCGGTACAGGACATGACCCGTGAAGTTAATCGTATGTGCAAGCCGGATTTTATGCTCAATGTTACGCTGAATCGTGAAAAGGATATTACGGCTGTATTCGCCGGAGAGCTGTTTGAAGCGCATGATCGCGGCTGCGCCTTTGCAAAGGAACATGCCATGCTGCGCTGTGACGAGCGCTTCGATGTCGTCATTACGTCCAACTCCGGTTATCCGCTGGACCAGAACTTGTATCAGGCTGTAAAAGGAATGAGCGCAGCCCACAAGATCGTCAAAAAAGGCGGAACAATTATATGTGCGGCCGAGTGTAGGGACGGCCTGCCGAACCATGGCAATTACGCCGAAATTCTGCAGATGCGCAAAACGCCGCAGGAGATCCTTACTATGATAAATGATCCGAAATTTAAGATTTTTGATCAATGGCAGGTGCAGAAGCAGGCGGTAATTCAAGTCTGGGCTGATGTATATGTGTATTCCTCCCTGTCAGATGAGGATGTGGAAAAAGCGATGTTCCATCCTACACATGATATTGAGAATACATTGGCTCTTCTTAAGGAGAAATACGGAGAGAGCATGACTGTAGCTATTCTTCCGCTGGGTCCGCTGACGATCCCTTATGTGGAAGAACAGGGAGAAGTATTGCAGCAGGCGTAA
- a CDS encoding TetR/AcrR family transcriptional regulator — protein sequence MMGQPIFVKNVRKAEKAECRLLSFYVFFQSKEMLYMELLAREGEQIENQVWPAVNKAQDIRSAIKIYLNQMDLELETKILTQRMVYDLEEYKLVSRKLNPEYVGSENLRSIAPLMEFIKSRQDSKEIIDEDPTVIAGVLRSAWLLGSQKGDLQQYNYERIRELLFEAVANQITRS from the coding sequence ATGATGGGTCAGCCTATTTTTGTAAAAAATGTACGAAAAGCGGAAAAAGCTGAATGTAGGTTGCTATCCTTCTATGTGTTTTTTCAGTCAAAAGAAATGTTGTATATGGAACTCTTAGCACGTGAGGGTGAACAAATTGAAAATCAAGTTTGGCCGGCGGTTAATAAAGCTCAGGATATACGTTCAGCCATAAAGATATACTTAAATCAGATGGATTTGGAACTCGAAACTAAGATTTTAACTCAAAGGATGGTTTACGACCTTGAGGAATACAAACTTGTATCTAGGAAGCTAAATCCGGAGTATGTTGGCTCAGAGAATCTTAGAAGCATCGCCCCCCTTATGGAGTTTATCAAGTCACGTCAAGATTCTAAGGAGATTATCGATGAAGACCCAACTGTTATAGCCGGAGTTTTAAGATCAGCTTGGTTATTAGGTTCCCAAAAGGGAGATTTGCAGCAATACAATTATGAAAGGATTAGAGAATTGTTATTCGAAGCTGTTGCTAATCAAATTACTCGGTCATAG
- a CDS encoding 2-keto-3-deoxygluconate permease has translation MQIKRTIEKVPGGLMVIPLLLGAMLNTIDQMHIPAVMDALKSLGVSPTDKGHYEFLRIGGFSEELFKTGALTLIALFLFCCGSQMNLRVGGTALKKGALLTASKYFTGVAVGFLWGTLSGDMMSGFLGLSTVAIIAAMTNGNGGMYAALTSQYGNRSDVGAVAVLSLNDGPFFTLMALGMLGAKFPIIAFIAVLLPIGIGMLLGNLDPEIREFLKSGEILPVPFFAFALGAGMSFTNFFKPEVVTAGLALGIMTTVLTGLTGMLVFKIFREKSGIAPVAEASTAGNAVGTPAAIAAAASVAAGSGMMSQAEAQAYQNLVETATAQISISTLTTAILCPVAVILVDKWQRKKGIDGRAEEPQSPEHRSNASAT, from the coding sequence ATGCAGATTAAACGAACAATTGAGAAAGTCCCGGGCGGACTAATGGTCATACCGCTATTGCTGGGTGCAATGCTGAATACGATCGATCAGATGCACATCCCGGCCGTTATGGACGCTTTAAAATCACTGGGTGTATCACCGACGGATAAAGGCCATTATGAGTTCCTGCGCATTGGCGGTTTCTCGGAAGAGCTGTTTAAAACTGGAGCATTAACACTTATTGCGCTGTTTCTGTTTTGCTGCGGCAGTCAGATGAATCTGCGGGTCGGTGGAACAGCGCTTAAGAAAGGTGCATTGCTGACCGCCTCGAAATATTTTACCGGCGTGGCAGTCGGATTCTTATGGGGAACCTTGTCCGGCGATATGATGAGCGGCTTTCTCGGCTTATCTACGGTGGCCATCATTGCTGCTATGACCAACGGAAACGGGGGCATGTACGCTGCGCTGACCTCTCAGTATGGAAATCGTTCGGACGTAGGGGCGGTAGCTGTACTCTCCCTGAATGATGGACCGTTCTTTACGCTCATGGCTCTTGGTATGCTGGGTGCAAAGTTTCCGATTATTGCTTTCATCGCTGTTCTTTTGCCGATCGGCATCGGCATGCTGCTCGGTAACCTCGATCCAGAAATTAGAGAGTTTCTTAAGTCGGGTGAAATTTTGCCGGTTCCATTCTTTGCATTCGCACTTGGTGCAGGGATGAGCTTTACAAACTTCTTCAAGCCGGAAGTGGTGACTGCAGGTCTTGCACTTGGTATAATGACGACAGTGTTAACAGGGTTAACTGGCATGCTTGTTTTTAAAATCTTCCGTGAAAAGAGTGGGATTGCTCCTGTGGCAGAAGCCTCTACAGCAGGTAATGCGGTTGGAACACCTGCGGCGATTGCAGCAGCGGCATCCGTAGCGGCCGGTTCAGGAATGATGAGCCAGGCAGAAGCACAGGCCTATCAGAATTTAGTAGAAACGGCTACAGCCCAAATCTCGATTTCAACGTTAACGACAGCCATTCTATGTCCTGTAGCCGTCATTCTTGTGGACAAGTGGCAGAGGAAAAAAGGTATTGATGGAAGAGCGGAAGAGCCCCAGTCGCCGGAGCATCGTTCAAATGCGTCTGCGACATAA
- a CDS encoding PrpR N-terminal domain-containing protein has product MARIIVIAPYSGLKDLFLQVNEDLKKDIHVEVGDLHKGLMIAKEMEEQGFDVIISRGATARLLRQHCNLPVVEVKISGYDILRTLTLIKGYEGKIGMMSYFNTIQGADAIGTLLDINLSFFPIHHEEEIEKGIREAYAEGIQVIIGDVISTSVAKRFGLHSILITSGKEAVIESLEEAEHMSFYVKKERQEKELLTSMLNYCKQGIVAANEDGKLIFMNTQAEKLFATQAEQEMGRAVAELLPQLQTTEAPMSQGESEEGIVSLNGENIVIRKTPLTIAREAGAWMVELQEVASIQKVESRIRSKILPVPLRANMHFNQLVAISENMHNVMETARFFSRHELPVFIYGEPGTGKESLAQAIHNESERKDAPFVFFNCEAYSEEQLEIEIFGVSGAEGKQGIFEAAHQGTLFIDAIGRLPASIQAMLINVLQEKKVTRLYGEHSTPVDVRIIAANARNLQVEIEEGCFREDLFHLLNGGEISIPPLRERKEDIPELVRWFIASFNAEFGKQIAGIRPEVMDRLLQAGWPGNVQQLRNTVEKLCMVSDGPFIEVEEAEGIIEQLSAEVPFRAHADDRFLDITGKTLEQLEKEIIHRVLEEENHNQSHAAKRLGINRSTLWRKIKSEENN; this is encoded by the coding sequence ATGGCACGCATTATAGTAATTGCTCCCTATTCTGGACTGAAGGATTTATTTTTGCAGGTAAATGAGGATTTGAAGAAAGACATTCATGTAGAGGTAGGAGATTTACATAAAGGGCTCATGATTGCCAAAGAGATGGAAGAGCAGGGCTTCGATGTGATTATCAGCCGGGGGGCTACGGCCCGCCTGCTCCGGCAGCACTGCAATCTTCCGGTGGTAGAGGTGAAGATTTCAGGCTATGATATTCTGCGCACTCTTACGCTAATAAAGGGCTATGAAGGAAAAATTGGCATGATGAGTTATTTCAACACCATTCAGGGGGCGGACGCAATCGGAACGCTGCTAGATATAAACCTGTCCTTTTTTCCGATCCATCATGAAGAAGAAATCGAAAAGGGAATCCGCGAAGCGTATGCCGAGGGCATTCAGGTCATTATTGGCGATGTGATCAGCACCTCTGTAGCGAAACGCTTTGGGCTTCATTCCATTTTGATTACATCGGGCAAAGAGGCGGTGATAGAATCGCTCGAAGAGGCCGAACATATGAGCTTTTACGTGAAGAAAGAAAGGCAGGAAAAGGAGCTTCTTACGTCCATGCTGAATTATTGTAAGCAAGGTATTGTTGCGGCGAATGAGGACGGAAAGCTTATTTTCATGAATACACAGGCAGAAAAACTCTTTGCCACCCAGGCCGAACAAGAGATGGGGCGGGCGGTTGCTGAACTGCTGCCGCAGTTGCAAACGACGGAGGCCCCCATGAGCCAGGGCGAATCTGAAGAGGGGATTGTATCGCTGAACGGTGAAAATATTGTTATAAGAAAAACCCCGCTTACCATAGCCAGGGAGGCCGGAGCATGGATGGTTGAACTGCAGGAGGTTGCCAGCATTCAAAAAGTGGAGAGCCGCATTCGCTCGAAGATTCTCCCGGTGCCGCTGCGGGCAAATATGCATTTTAATCAATTGGTAGCGATAAGTGAAAATATGCACAATGTGATGGAGACGGCTCGTTTTTTTAGCAGGCATGAGCTTCCTGTTTTCATTTATGGAGAGCCTGGAACGGGCAAGGAGAGCTTGGCGCAGGCGATTCATAATGAGAGCGAGCGCAAGGATGCTCCCTTCGTATTTTTTAATTGCGAGGCTTATTCGGAAGAGCAGCTGGAGATTGAGATCTTTGGTGTAAGCGGTGCAGAGGGAAAGCAGGGAATTTTTGAAGCGGCCCATCAGGGCACGCTGTTTATTGATGCCATTGGCCGATTGCCTGCATCCATTCAAGCGATGCTGATTAATGTGCTGCAGGAAAAAAAGGTGACCCGTCTGTATGGGGAACATTCGACCCCGGTGGATGTCCGCATCATAGCGGCCAATGCCCGCAATCTGCAAGTCGAAATTGAAGAGGGCTGCTTTAGGGAAGACTTATTTCATCTGCTGAACGGTGGAGAGATCAGCATCCCGCCGCTTCGTGAGCGAAAAGAAGATATACCAGAGCTTGTGCGGTGGTTTATCGCCTCATTTAATGCAGAGTTTGGCAAGCAAATTGCCGGCATACGGCCTGAAGTTATGGATCGACTCCTGCAGGCCGGATGGCCGGGAAATGTACAGCAGCTTCGAAATACGGTTGAAAAGCTTTGTATGGTATCTGATGGCCCTTTTATCGAGGTGGAGGAGGCGGAAGGTATTATCGAGCAGCTTTCTGCTGAAGTTCCCTTCCGTGCTCATGCGGATGATCGATTTTTGGATATCACCGGTAAAACGCTGGAGCAGCTTGAAAAGGAAATTATTCATCGTGTATTGGAAGAAGAGAATCACAATCAGTCCCACGCCGCCAAACGCCTTGGCATTAATCGTTCCACCTTATGGCGAAAAATCAAAAGTGAAGAAAATAACTAA
- a CDS encoding four-carbon acid sugar kinase family protein, whose product MAKLLVIADDLTGANDTGVQFAKRGLATISLLEMESPIETEHTDVLVYNAETRSLTTVESYEKIKKTAASFCLSNIPYIYKKIDSMMRGNIGAEIDALLEMEAFDIAIVAPAYPKNRRITIGGYHLVNHHLLEDSEAGVDAKSPVRESYLPTLLATQTEHAVAHVEIAEIRRGGLLERIRSCLLQKQRIVVCDSVTDNDLKSITEAVWHSGLRILWVGSAGLAECLAEKLENRAAPIVGSGKKADTQEVPVFCIAGSVSAVTREQLQTLSQHKEFVFATASLSCIFSEEGYKREQERLVAYIISAAQAGCYPVLTTEVSAKADAAVRQWMEVHDASALEAGNRIAEFLGETGAAVVGGYACKGLILTGGDIAYKTCESLDVQALRILGEVEEGIPLCEIVGGQMSGLSVITKAGAFGNADSLFHSVQKIKNM is encoded by the coding sequence TTGGCAAAGCTGTTGGTAATTGCTGATGATCTGACAGGTGCAAATGATACGGGGGTGCAATTTGCAAAAAGAGGGCTTGCTACGATTTCCCTACTTGAGATGGAGAGTCCGATAGAAACAGAACATACGGATGTACTTGTTTACAATGCGGAAACGCGCTCTCTTACGACTGTTGAGTCATACGAAAAAATAAAGAAGACCGCTGCATCGTTTTGCCTCTCAAACATTCCGTATATTTATAAAAAAATAGATTCAATGATGCGAGGAAATATCGGCGCTGAAATCGATGCGTTGCTCGAAATGGAAGCGTTTGATATTGCAATCGTTGCCCCGGCGTATCCGAAAAACAGACGGATAACTATAGGTGGGTATCATCTTGTAAATCATCATCTGCTAGAAGATTCGGAAGCGGGCGTGGATGCGAAGTCCCCGGTTCGTGAATCATACCTTCCTACATTGCTTGCAACGCAAACAGAGCATGCTGTAGCACATGTCGAGATTGCAGAGATAAGAAGGGGCGGGTTGCTTGAACGGATACGAAGCTGTCTATTGCAAAAACAGCGCATTGTTGTGTGTGACAGCGTTACGGACAATGATTTGAAATCGATTACAGAAGCAGTATGGCACAGCGGATTGCGTATCTTATGGGTAGGTTCCGCAGGGCTTGCTGAATGTCTGGCTGAAAAGCTTGAGAATCGTGCCGCACCGATAGTAGGAAGCGGAAAGAAAGCGGATACTCAAGAAGTTCCTGTATTTTGCATAGCAGGAAGTGTAAGCGCTGTAACAAGAGAGCAGCTTCAAACTCTTTCACAGCATAAAGAGTTTGTATTCGCGACAGCCAGCCTGTCCTGTATATTCAGTGAAGAAGGCTACAAGCGTGAACAAGAGCGTTTGGTGGCGTACATAATCAGCGCAGCGCAGGCAGGCTGCTATCCGGTATTGACAACAGAGGTTTCGGCTAAAGCTGATGCCGCGGTTAGACAATGGATGGAGGTACACGATGCTAGCGCCTTGGAGGCTGGCAACCGTATCGCAGAATTTCTTGGAGAGACAGGGGCTGCGGTCGTAGGTGGATACGCGTGTAAAGGGCTGATTCTTACGGGCGGCGATATCGCTTATAAAACCTGTGAAAGCCTGGATGTACAGGCTCTGCGTATACTTGGCGAGGTAGAAGAGGGAATACCACTGTGTGAAATCGTAGGGGGGCAGATGTCCGGACTTTCTGTAATAACAAAAGCAGGAGCGTTCGGAAACGCAGACTCTTTATTCCATTCAGTGCAAAAAATAAAAAACATGTAA
- a CDS encoding Mph(B) family macrolide 2'-phosphotransferase has product MSKDIKQVIEITKKHNLILKEETMQFNESGLDFQVVFAQDESGTDWILRLPRREDVMLRTKVEKQALDLANQYPKSFQAPNWIIYTDELIAYKRLDGVPAGTIDHNIGNYVWEIDINNVPESFHRSLGRVLAELHSVPSDKAEELGLIVHTPEEARLSMKQRMDAVRAKFGVGEKLWDRWQAWMNDDEMWPKKTGLIHGDVHAGHTMIDTDANVIGLIDWTEAKVTDISSDFVFNYKAFGEEGLEALILAYKEAGGYYWPKMKAHIIELDAAYPVSIAEFALLSGVEEYVQMAKEALEVKS; this is encoded by the coding sequence ATGAGTAAAGATATTAAACAAGTTATTGAAATAACTAAAAAACATAATCTTATTCTTAAGGAAGAAACAATGCAGTTTAATGAATCCGGGCTGGATTTTCAAGTTGTTTTTGCACAAGATGAAAGTGGAACTGATTGGATTCTAAGATTGCCTAGGCGGGAAGATGTGATGCTTAGAACAAAGGTAGAAAAACAAGCATTAGATTTGGCAAATCAATATCCTAAATCTTTTCAAGCGCCAAACTGGATCATTTATACAGACGAGTTAATAGCTTACAAGAGGTTAGATGGTGTGCCAGCGGGGACAATAGATCATAATATAGGAAACTATGTTTGGGAGATAGATATTAACAATGTTCCAGAATCATTTCACAGGTCTCTTGGTAGAGTGTTAGCAGAGCTTCATAGCGTTCCTAGTGATAAAGCCGAGGAGCTTGGCCTAATAGTGCATACCCCAGAAGAAGCAAGGTTGTCAATGAAGCAGCGTATGGATGCGGTAAGAGCAAAGTTTGGTGTAGGAGAAAAGCTATGGGACAGATGGCAGGCCTGGATGAATGATGATGAAATGTGGCCTAAGAAAACTGGACTGATTCATGGAGATGTACATGCCGGGCATACTATGATTGATACAGATGCTAATGTGATTGGATTAATCGATTGGACTGAAGCTAAGGTTACCGATATTTCAAGTGACTTTGTTTTTAACTATAAGGCTTTTGGAGAAGAAGGGTTAGAAGCTTTAATTCTTGCTTATAAAGAAGCGGGTGGATATTACTGGCCTAAGATGAAAGCGCATATTATCGAACTTGATGCTGCATATCCGGTTTCAATTGCTGAGTTTGCGTTGCTATCTGGAGTTGAGGAATATGTTCAGATGGCGAAGGAAGCGTTGGAAGTGAAAAGCTAG
- a CDS encoding alpha/beta fold hydrolase: MLSNGYVKGWGLYLSRTHEINVPTLVIHGTKDPIIPYEHEVHLSKIIPNAVLVTLAGARHELHYDDWEEIINAISKHAASS; this comes from the coding sequence ATGTTATCGAATGGATATGTAAAAGGATGGGGATTATATTTATCTAGAACTCATGAAATAAATGTTCCTACACTAGTTATTCATGGAACTAAGGATCCTATCATACCGTATGAGCATGAAGTTCATCTTTCTAAAATTATACCAAATGCTGTCTTAGTCACTCTAGCTGGTGCTAGGCATGAGCTACACTATGATGATTGGGAAGAAATTATTAATGCTATATCTAAGCATGCAGCAAGTTCCTAA